A single genomic interval of Chloracidobacterium validum harbors:
- a CDS encoding tetratricopeptide repeat protein, translated as MALFSRSFDREKTLKQAEKHAQQGKLDAAIKDYELVARTDPRDITIANILGDLYQRVNRTDEAAERFVFVAEHYVRQQQLPQAIALYRKVTRLQPERPEYPLALGNLHRKQGTLADAKQAYRLAVDVARKQGADGTLISALRELAKLDPADGRIKLDLAEAYVRAGQRTDAFEQFLAAGAVLRGSQDWEGSLAAYDRAMAIHPDSTSALDGYAETCTAAGQALIGYERIQQQIRRTPNNLDLTVILGRAYLRSGELDAAEATFDRLYAIDQSRFEHRLEVAEACVQHGQPDRAVQIVRSLLGIIIDRGQKKRATALLRSIIEHQPNHIPAIECLAEAYERVGEKRKLASTLDLLAQAYLDAGREADAIRALEQSIHYQPSRKARQRLEALTSQKPEQAEPPPSAGFPEGFESPSAAGYYDRMTTASEAGAKASSAPTPNRADTTSGEYSVALLDSLLAQNPELMQARLALVERMAASQPDAIETRLQLKELYLDAGRQTDAARECMVLARLYQSRGDSDKAADLRAEALALDPQAELLPVAPPSVTAPPPLSFEIPGGLGNLLTPGPPSEMPFSTSRLGELLTPAQFQKLHEREWTRAARHGYPLALCLARLDFFESYPVAFRQPCLEIVAGLFDAQLAESGGMAAYDPNEGFFVLIPDADADQAYAQAEALRQSIQNKGIPHAASPHRVVTISVAVTSDLPLFEGMPFNKFVSVLQDALAHVTTRGGNATVVAPAAYRRT; from the coding sequence ATGGCCCTATTCTCCCGCTCGTTTGACCGCGAAAAGACACTGAAGCAGGCTGAAAAGCATGCCCAGCAAGGCAAGCTCGATGCGGCTATCAAGGACTATGAACTCGTGGCGCGCACCGACCCACGGGATATCACCATCGCCAACATTCTGGGCGACCTATACCAACGGGTGAACCGCACCGACGAAGCCGCTGAACGGTTTGTCTTTGTCGCTGAGCATTACGTCCGCCAACAACAGTTACCCCAGGCGATTGCACTCTACAGAAAAGTTACCCGACTTCAGCCGGAGCGGCCAGAGTATCCCTTGGCGCTGGGAAACCTCCATCGAAAACAAGGCACATTGGCTGACGCCAAACAAGCCTATCGGCTGGCCGTTGACGTCGCTCGTAAACAAGGCGCGGATGGAACGCTGATTTCCGCACTGCGCGAACTGGCCAAACTTGATCCTGCCGATGGACGAATCAAACTGGACTTGGCGGAAGCCTATGTGCGGGCTGGTCAACGAACTGATGCTTTTGAGCAGTTTCTGGCTGCCGGAGCCGTCCTCCGGGGCAGCCAGGATTGGGAAGGTTCGCTGGCCGCCTACGACCGGGCGATGGCCATCCACCCAGACAGCACCAGCGCGCTTGACGGCTACGCGGAAACGTGCACCGCGGCTGGACAAGCGTTGATCGGTTACGAGCGCATTCAACAACAGATTCGTCGTACGCCAAATAACCTTGACCTCACTGTGATTTTGGGGCGCGCTTATCTTCGGAGCGGCGAACTCGACGCGGCCGAAGCCACGTTCGACCGCCTGTATGCCATTGATCAAAGCCGCTTTGAACACCGCCTCGAAGTCGCCGAAGCCTGCGTTCAACACGGACAGCCCGACCGCGCCGTTCAGATTGTCCGTAGCCTGTTGGGTATCATCATTGACCGGGGACAGAAAAAACGCGCGACGGCGCTGCTTCGGAGCATCATCGAACACCAACCGAACCACATTCCGGCCATTGAGTGCCTGGCTGAGGCGTATGAGCGGGTTGGCGAAAAGCGTAAGCTGGCCAGCACGCTTGACCTCTTGGCCCAGGCTTACCTTGACGCCGGTCGTGAAGCGGATGCCATCCGGGCGCTTGAACAATCCATCCACTACCAACCCAGCCGCAAGGCGCGGCAGCGACTTGAAGCCCTAACCAGCCAGAAGCCTGAGCAAGCCGAGCCACCCCCATCGGCCGGATTTCCCGAAGGCTTCGAGTCGCCTTCAGCAGCCGGTTACTACGACCGCATGACCACGGCATCTGAGGCAGGCGCCAAAGCCAGTTCAGCCCCCACGCCGAACCGCGCCGATACGACTTCTGGTGAGTATAGCGTCGCGTTGCTCGATAGCCTGCTGGCTCAAAACCCTGAACTGATGCAGGCCCGGCTGGCACTCGTCGAACGCATGGCCGCCTCCCAGCCAGACGCCATCGAAACCCGCCTCCAGCTCAAGGAACTCTACCTGGACGCCGGACGCCAAACGGATGCAGCCCGTGAGTGCATGGTCTTGGCGCGGCTTTACCAATCCCGCGGCGACAGCGACAAGGCAGCCGACTTGCGCGCCGAAGCTTTGGCGCTCGACCCTCAGGCCGAGTTGCTACCGGTGGCGCCGCCGAGCGTGACAGCCCCACCACCCCTTTCTTTTGAAATACCAGGCGGGTTGGGCAACTTGCTGACACCAGGGCCACCAAGCGAAATGCCGTTCAGCACAAGTCGGCTCGGTGAGCTTCTCACCCCAGCCCAGTTTCAGAAGCTCCATGAGCGGGAGTGGACACGCGCTGCCCGCCACGGCTACCCACTAGCGCTTTGCTTGGCGCGACTTGATTTCTTTGAATCATACCCAGTGGCTTTCCGCCAGCCGTGCCTGGAAATCGTCGCCGGACTCTTTGATGCGCAACTCGCTGAGTCAGGCGGGATGGCCGCCTATGACCCGAATGAGGGGTTCTTTGTGCTCATTCCAGATGCGGACGCCGATCAGGCCTATGCTCAGGCGGAAGCCCTGCGACAGTCCATCCAGAACAAAGGCATCCCGCATGCGGCGTCGCCACATCGGGTCGTGACCATCAGCGTTGCCGTTACGAGCGATCTTCCTTTGTTTGAAGGCATGCCGTTCAACAAGTTTGTTTCAGTCCTCCAGGATGCGCTAGCCCACGTGACAACCCGCGGCGGCAATGCCACCGTCGTGGCCCCAGCCGCTTACCGACGCACTTGA
- a CDS encoding serine/threonine-protein kinase: protein MPEPKPKTAAEEVFATEFAVLTTAERIAAEGLAKPEEWQHQFSELTKKYRALLKQAVKMTGIGDTTQSRLLRIQHELEAKNRELLEKNQALVRAQEALLQSQARAQTIFSAYTEALPGTVLDGRYRLERKIGAGGYGAVYEATHLALNTSVAVKILQPRGGSVTPEELERFKREGISACRVQHPNAVNVLDFGISSNGFAYLVMEILHGATLGQELKRLGQMSAQRCLEIILPVASVLVEAHAMHIVHRDIKPDNIFLHRPPTGEVVKLLDFGLAKLMGEDGFHPEATRGLIVGTPKYMPPERLSFLPYDGRADIYSLGVVAYEILAGRPPFTAENGNVAALMTAHLQSAPPPLASFAPDVPPILEAVTMRMLHKVPSARPTAQEVVRILRPLSNH from the coding sequence ATGCCTGAACCAAAACCCAAAACAGCCGCTGAAGAAGTCTTTGCCACGGAGTTTGCCGTTCTAACCACGGCCGAGCGAATAGCGGCTGAAGGTCTTGCCAAACCTGAAGAATGGCAGCATCAGTTTTCAGAGCTGACGAAAAAGTATCGTGCGCTCCTCAAGCAAGCCGTCAAGATGACCGGGATTGGCGACACCACCCAGAGTCGCCTCCTCCGCATCCAGCACGAGCTTGAGGCCAAAAACCGTGAGCTGCTTGAAAAGAATCAAGCCCTAGTTCGCGCTCAGGAAGCGTTGTTGCAGTCCCAGGCGCGGGCGCAAACAATTTTTTCGGCCTACACGGAAGCCTTGCCCGGAACCGTTCTCGATGGACGCTACCGGCTCGAACGAAAGATCGGGGCTGGTGGCTACGGCGCGGTCTATGAAGCAACCCACCTGGCGCTGAACACCTCGGTCGCGGTCAAGATTTTGCAGCCGCGCGGCGGGAGCGTCACGCCCGAGGAACTCGAACGGTTCAAACGAGAGGGAATATCGGCCTGCCGGGTCCAGCATCCCAACGCCGTCAATGTCCTCGATTTTGGCATTTCCTCAAATGGATTTGCCTACTTGGTGATGGAAATTCTGCACGGCGCGACCCTTGGGCAGGAACTCAAGCGATTGGGGCAAATGTCCGCTCAACGCTGCCTGGAGATCATCCTTCCAGTCGCCTCAGTGCTGGTTGAAGCCCACGCCATGCACATCGTTCACCGCGACATCAAGCCGGATAACATTTTTCTGCATCGCCCACCAACCGGCGAAGTTGTCAAACTGCTTGACTTTGGACTCGCCAAACTGATGGGCGAGGACGGCTTCCACCCAGAAGCCACCCGCGGGTTGATTGTCGGAACACCCAAGTACATGCCGCCGGAGCGACTCAGCTTTCTGCCCTACGATGGGCGGGCGGACATCTACAGCCTGGGGGTCGTGGCCTATGAAATTCTCGCCGGGCGGCCTCCCTTCACGGCCGAGAACGGCAATGTGGCAGCACTGATGACAGCTCACTTGCAGAGCGCGCCCCCGCCACTAGCGAGCTTTGCCCCAGATGTGCCACCCATTCTCGAAGCTGTTACGATGCGCATGCTGCACAAAGTCCCGTCTGCCCGCCCAACGGCGCAGGAAGTCGTACGTATCTTGAGACCACTAAGCAATCACTGA
- a CDS encoding DUF1987 domain-containing protein produces MENLVIEKAKATPRIAFDATTGVLEMEGDSYPENAMHFYQPVLEWLSRFLNESSTPVTFNFRLDYFNTSSSKCIITILEMVENAVRSGRPVVMNWHYYEDDDDMKEHGEEFAEDFSIPFKFVAIPS; encoded by the coding sequence ATGGAAAATCTGGTCATCGAGAAAGCCAAGGCGACGCCACGTATCGCTTTCGACGCCACAACCGGCGTTCTCGAAATGGAAGGCGACTCCTACCCCGAAAATGCGATGCACTTCTATCAACCGGTGCTGGAGTGGCTATCCCGTTTTCTGAATGAGTCTTCTACGCCGGTTACGTTCAACTTCCGTTTGGACTACTTCAATACCAGTTCCTCAAAGTGCATCATCACGATTCTGGAAATGGTCGAAAATGCCGTGAGATCAGGACGCCCCGTCGTCATGAACTGGCACTACTACGAAGACGACGACGACATGAAAGAACACGGGGAAGAGTTTGCCGAAGACTTCTCGATTCCATTCAAATTTGTAGCGATCCCCTCCTGA
- the kynU gene encoding kynureninase yields MMDFRFRADETFAREQDQADELASFREHFCLPIAPSTGQPQHYFCGHSLGLQPKTVRQAVLAELDRWASLGVAGHFTPPHPWADYAADLLPLVAELVGAQPEEVAIANGLTVNLHLLMASFYRPTQQRFKIMLEARPFPSDRYAAASQAAFHGFNAQEAIVEIRPRPGEDLLRTEDMLEQLDREGDQVAVVLLAAVNYATGQFFDIAPIVELAHAKGCVVCVDAAHAIGNVPLALHDWNVDCAVWCHYKYVNAGPGAVAGFFVHARHARRFDLPRLVGWWGHRSDTRFLMPDTYELAPGAAGWQLSNLPILSMAALRASLDLFHQAKMARLRAKSLRLTEYALALLDGLNLQLLTPRAPALRGGQLSWRVPEPRRLANWLQSHGVIVDVREPDILRCAVAPLYNSFQDIWRLATAWRALTTERGES; encoded by the coding sequence ATGATGGACTTTCGTTTTCGCGCCGATGAAACCTTTGCCCGCGAACAAGACCAAGCTGACGAACTCGCCAGCTTCCGTGAGCATTTTTGCCTGCCCATCGCCCCGTCAACCGGGCAGCCACAACACTATTTCTGCGGTCATTCACTTGGATTGCAACCCAAAACGGTTCGGCAAGCCGTCCTGGCCGAACTCGATCGCTGGGCGTCGCTGGGCGTTGCCGGCCATTTCACGCCGCCGCATCCCTGGGCTGACTATGCGGCCGACTTGCTGCCCTTGGTCGCCGAACTCGTCGGCGCGCAACCGGAGGAAGTCGCCATCGCCAACGGGCTGACCGTCAATTTACACCTGCTCATGGCGTCGTTTTATCGCCCAACCCAGCAACGCTTCAAAATCATGCTCGAAGCGCGTCCCTTTCCTTCTGACCGTTACGCGGCAGCCAGTCAAGCGGCCTTCCACGGCTTCAACGCCCAGGAAGCCATTGTTGAAATCCGTCCCCGGCCCGGTGAGGACCTGCTACGCACGGAAGATATGCTGGAGCAACTGGATCGGGAAGGCGACCAAGTTGCGGTCGTTCTGCTGGCAGCCGTCAATTACGCCACCGGACAGTTTTTTGACATCGCCCCCATCGTTGAACTCGCCCATGCCAAGGGCTGTGTCGTGTGTGTTGACGCGGCCCATGCCATTGGCAACGTCCCGTTGGCGTTACATGACTGGAATGTGGATTGCGCGGTCTGGTGTCACTACAAGTACGTCAATGCCGGGCCTGGGGCGGTCGCCGGCTTCTTTGTTCACGCCCGGCATGCCCGTCGGTTTGACCTGCCGCGCTTGGTCGGCTGGTGGGGACACCGTTCCGACACGCGCTTTCTGATGCCGGACACCTACGAACTGGCTCCCGGCGCGGCGGGCTGGCAACTCAGCAATCTGCCGATTTTGTCCATGGCGGCGCTGCGGGCCTCATTGGATTTGTTCCACCAGGCGAAAATGGCGCGGCTACGGGCCAAATCACTGCGGCTGACCGAGTACGCTCTGGCGCTCCTCGATGGACTCAATCTCCAGCTCTTGACCCCACGCGCCCCGGCACTGCGGGGCGGCCAGCTTTCGTGGCGCGTGCCTGAGCCGCGCCGATTGGCGAACTGGCTGCAAAGCCATGGCGTCATTGTGGATGTGCGCGAACCAGACATCCTGCGCTGCGCCGTAGCGCCGCTTTACAACAGCTTCCAGGACATCTGGCGACTTGCAACGGCCTGGCGCGCCCTGACGACGGAGCGTGGTGAGTCGTGA
- the prmC gene encoding peptide chain release factor N(5)-glutamine methyltransferase: protein MSVTLGELVKEGAQRLAAGQVPDPYRTAVHLVRETLEVDAAKLIAHPEHQVDEDVVALVRQAFARRAGGEPLQYITGRQSFYGRTFQVTSDVLIPRPETELLVEAVLDYTRGQVRTDWRVLDVGTGSGCLAVTLAAELPGAQVWAVDISPAALAVATANAQCQGVAERVAFVESDWLSALPTDTPPFDIIVSNPPYIAEHEFTGLQREVRDHEPYVALIAGPSGTEAYERLLSELPPWLAPGGILACEVGFGQATQVGALAEIHGWQVQRVMNDLQGIPRALLFTPLPMWWTINERVNYPPGSSSDTY from the coding sequence ATGTCAGTGACACTGGGTGAACTCGTCAAGGAAGGCGCTCAACGCCTGGCCGCCGGTCAGGTTCCAGACCCCTACCGAACGGCGGTCCACTTGGTCCGGGAAACTTTGGAGGTTGACGCTGCCAAGCTCATTGCCCATCCCGAACACCAAGTGGATGAGGACGTGGTCGCCTTGGTTCGGCAAGCGTTCGCGCGTCGCGCCGGCGGTGAGCCGTTACAATACATCACGGGGCGACAGTCGTTCTACGGACGCACGTTTCAGGTTACGTCGGATGTGCTCATCCCACGCCCAGAAACCGAGCTACTGGTGGAGGCGGTGCTTGACTACACTCGTGGCCAGGTGCGAACCGACTGGCGCGTCCTCGATGTAGGAACTGGGTCCGGCTGTTTGGCGGTGACACTGGCGGCTGAACTGCCCGGCGCTCAGGTGTGGGCCGTGGATATTTCACCGGCCGCGCTGGCTGTCGCCACCGCCAACGCGCAATGCCAGGGGGTTGCCGAGCGCGTTGCATTCGTCGAAAGCGACTGGCTATCGGCATTGCCGACAGACACGCCGCCATTCGACATCATCGTATCGAACCCGCCATACATCGCCGAACATGAGTTCACCGGGCTACAACGCGAGGTGCGCGATCACGAGCCATACGTCGCCCTCATTGCCGGACCGTCCGGGACTGAGGCTTACGAGCGACTCCTATCCGAGCTGCCACCATGGCTTGCGCCAGGCGGTATCCTGGCGTGCGAAGTTGGTTTTGGTCAGGCCACACAGGTCGGCGCGCTCGCCGAAATCCACGGCTGGCAGGTGCAGCGCGTCATGAACGATCTCCAAGGTATTCCACGTGCGTTGCTGTTTACGCCGTTACCGATGTGGTGGACAATCAACGAGCGCGTCAACTACCCACCTGGGTCGTCAAGCGACACATACTGA
- a CDS encoding glycosyltransferase family 39 protein, which produces MANHVRAENAVSDGTGRLFWLGVLPLALGLRWWGIATQNLWLDELYSIDVARKPLAEIVRCAAADVHPPLFYFVLKGWMRLFGDSAAAVRSLSVVASLAALIAAFRLVAPRYGGWAALTMTLLMATSAHQVFFAQEARMYALVMALVLGAARGYAMWRETGIERGLAIYVWCSLAALYCHYFALLAILAFNAHFLLSAFGPTQAGTRRQTYRWLIAHGTMGLLYAPWVAVMLAQMRRGQTWRKPLTLGDVGWQAFGYIQETVLGYAVYLDHTREWLTRLMTEHITLPGSFFWQPLAFNVLLILWFALLTGIGLGRCLHLARTDVRAALPVMLLMLPLLIASGLSLRKGGMELGRYLLFTTPAVWFCIAVALDQVRGWQRPLALGFCVAGLFWQGTRLHYTTTARDSDVRPALAFIRQQAEPGDRVVIDPDAVDVCLAYYAPRYGLGAMIYSTQPVPTGEPNGHSQVDRLSLEREVRRAWVILDYRSERFEAPALPGFQVRQVVDFPSDYPKVRVVQVTR; this is translated from the coding sequence GTGGCTAACCACGTCAGAGCTGAAAATGCGGTTTCGGACGGGACGGGACGGCTGTTTTGGCTTGGCGTGTTGCCATTGGCGCTTGGGCTGCGGTGGTGGGGGATCGCGACGCAAAACCTCTGGCTGGATGAGCTGTATTCCATTGACGTAGCGCGCAAACCGCTGGCCGAGATCGTCCGGTGTGCGGCGGCAGATGTCCACCCACCACTGTTTTACTTTGTGCTGAAGGGCTGGATGCGACTCTTTGGCGACAGTGCCGCTGCCGTGCGGTCGCTTTCCGTCGTTGCCAGCCTTGCGGCACTGATCGCAGCGTTTCGTTTGGTCGCACCACGTTACGGCGGATGGGCGGCGCTGACCATGACGCTCCTGATGGCCACATCTGCCCACCAAGTTTTCTTTGCCCAAGAAGCCCGGATGTATGCACTGGTGATGGCGCTTGTGCTCGGCGCGGCACGCGGCTACGCCATGTGGCGTGAAACCGGTATTGAACGCGGATTGGCAATCTATGTGTGGTGCTCATTGGCAGCACTGTATTGTCACTACTTCGCCCTGCTGGCCATCCTGGCCTTCAACGCGCACTTTTTGCTTTCCGCATTCGGGCCGACACAGGCTGGAACGCGCCGCCAAACCTACCGGTGGCTCATCGCACACGGGACGATGGGACTTCTTTACGCGCCGTGGGTTGCGGTCATGCTTGCCCAGATGCGGCGCGGACAAACTTGGCGCAAGCCACTGACGCTGGGGGACGTCGGATGGCAAGCCTTTGGCTATATCCAGGAAACCGTTCTCGGATACGCCGTCTATCTCGACCACACCCGCGAATGGCTCACCCGGCTCATGACAGAACACATCACCCTGCCGGGGAGCTTCTTCTGGCAGCCTTTAGCTTTCAACGTCCTGTTGATCTTGTGGTTTGCTCTCCTGACCGGGATTGGGCTTGGGCGCTGCCTTCACTTGGCACGAACGGATGTGCGCGCCGCGCTTCCCGTCATGTTGCTGATGCTCCCGCTGTTGATTGCCAGCGGGCTATCGCTGCGGAAAGGTGGCATGGAGTTAGGCCGCTACCTACTCTTTACGACACCGGCGGTGTGGTTCTGTATCGCTGTGGCGCTCGACCAAGTGCGCGGGTGGCAACGACCCTTGGCGCTTGGGTTCTGTGTTGCCGGTTTGTTTTGGCAAGGTACGCGCCTGCACTACACGACGACCGCCCGTGACAGCGATGTGCGTCCGGCGTTGGCTTTTATTCGCCAGCAGGCCGAGCCAGGCGACCGGGTGGTGATTGACCCAGACGCCGTAGATGTGTGCCTTGCCTACTATGCGCCACGCTATGGGTTGGGAGCGATGATCTATTCAACTCAGCCGGTGCCAACCGGAGAACCAAACGGACACAGCCAAGTTGACCGTTTATCCCTCGAGCGTGAGGTTCGGCGGGCCTGGGTCATCCTCGACTACCGCTCGGAACGGTTTGAAGCGCCGGCCCTGCCAGGTTTCCAAGTCAGACAGGTCGTTGACTTTCCAAGCGACTATCCCAAGGTGCGGGTAGTCCAGGTGACACGGTGA
- a CDS encoding radical SAM protein yields MHQPDLRTDVFSPLKLFTHMDVMHDWWQGKNVYPITMELSPSTICNHFCTWCMHGGYFGSHKGDDKSKKANPDASIMPLAFYRTLLDELVTLGTKSMIFSGSGEPFVNPNLMEFVEYTSHKAVDSAIITHGGLLTPEKAKVVARHCTWIRISLNAGTPETREKIHKVNDFEKVLENLTNLAEEKRRQGTKVQIGAQISVEPTNIAEIEEATRRVKETGIDYFQVKPVILHPKSSNEFYDRDFYLDALYRARAAKQAHETETFRVFVKEDQFAGVLSPDLERSAYRKCYATFFPVIEANKKVYYCSQTRGQEEFCLGDLSTHTFKEIWESDRRRQVIASINVDECQPICRCHPINKMLWTLRHPGNNPNFV; encoded by the coding sequence ATGCACCAACCTGACCTCCGAACGGATGTGTTCTCACCTCTCAAACTTTTCACGCACATGGACGTGATGCATGACTGGTGGCAGGGCAAGAATGTCTATCCGATCACGATGGAACTTAGCCCTTCGACCATCTGCAATCACTTTTGCACATGGTGCATGCATGGTGGCTACTTTGGCTCGCACAAGGGGGACGACAAATCCAAAAAAGCCAACCCAGACGCCAGCATCATGCCGTTGGCCTTTTACCGGACGTTGCTCGATGAGCTAGTCACGCTCGGCACGAAGAGCATGATTTTTTCGGGCAGTGGCGAGCCGTTCGTCAACCCGAATCTCATGGAGTTCGTCGAATATACCTCGCACAAAGCGGTAGATTCCGCGATTATCACGCACGGTGGTTTGCTGACGCCCGAAAAAGCCAAGGTTGTCGCCCGCCACTGCACTTGGATTCGGATTTCACTCAACGCCGGCACGCCTGAGACTCGTGAGAAAATTCACAAGGTCAACGACTTTGAGAAAGTTCTGGAGAACCTCACGAATCTTGCCGAAGAAAAACGTCGCCAGGGAACGAAGGTTCAGATTGGCGCGCAAATTTCCGTTGAGCCGACAAACATTGCCGAGATCGAGGAAGCGACCCGGCGCGTCAAGGAAACCGGCATTGACTATTTCCAAGTCAAGCCGGTCATTCTGCATCCAAAGTCATCAAACGAATTTTACGACCGCGATTTTTACCTTGACGCGCTCTACCGCGCCCGCGCGGCCAAGCAAGCCCACGAAACGGAAACGTTTCGCGTGTTTGTCAAAGAAGATCAATTCGCGGGCGTGCTCTCGCCCGATTTGGAACGCAGCGCCTACCGCAAGTGTTACGCCACCTTCTTTCCGGTCATCGAGGCCAACAAGAAAGTCTATTACTGCTCACAGACCCGTGGGCAGGAAGAGTTTTGTTTAGGCGATCTCAGCACGCACACCTTCAAAGAAATTTGGGAAAGCGACCGGCGGCGGCAGGTCATAGCCTCCATCAACGTTGATGAGTGCCAACCGATTTGCCGGTGCCACCCCATCAACAAAATGCTCTGGACGCTGCGCCATCCAGGCAACAACCCCAACTTCGTGTGA
- a CDS encoding DUF1501 domain-containing protein encodes MRHSCSRRQFVRFGATGLGATALALPVFEQWLGWHVSAQEPHVTQPRKRLVVIFQRGAMDGLSAVMPLADEHYRQLRPLLAVAPPKAGDPSTALDLDGRFGLNPHLAPLLPLFQAGTLAVIHGVGSPDGTRSHFDAQDYMESATPGRKGTPDGWLNRYLQAAPLHRASPFRAVSFTQLTPRTLQGKANVIALADIQAFKLQAGSATKHVTTGFEEMYAQAAADALRGTGQESLEAVKFLKRANPGRFQPEHGATYPSSPLGNALRQTAQLIKANVGLEIAFADCGGWDTHANQGAPGQSFGQLNRLFRDFAGAIAAFVQDLGPERMRDTLVLTMTEFGRTVRQNGAGGTDHGRASCMFAVGGSVRGGRVYGDVPKLAPANLADGRDLPVTTDFRTVLAETITHHLGLAQSGSVLPGYPIKPSGLVGFLGR; translated from the coding sequence ATGCGACATTCATGCTCTCGTCGGCAGTTCGTGCGCTTTGGCGCGACCGGACTGGGTGCAACGGCGCTGGCACTCCCAGTTTTCGAGCAGTGGTTGGGTTGGCACGTAAGCGCTCAGGAGCCTCACGTTACCCAACCGCGCAAACGGCTTGTGGTGATTTTTCAGCGTGGCGCGATGGATGGGCTGAGCGCCGTCATGCCGCTTGCCGATGAACATTACCGCCAGCTACGTCCACTGCTGGCGGTTGCGCCTCCAAAGGCCGGGGACCCATCTACGGCGCTTGACCTCGATGGACGCTTCGGACTCAACCCACACCTGGCACCTCTCTTGCCCTTGTTTCAAGCCGGAACACTGGCCGTTATCCACGGCGTGGGGTCGCCGGATGGGACGCGCTCACACTTTGATGCTCAGGACTACATGGAATCCGCCACGCCGGGGCGCAAGGGGACACCAGACGGATGGCTGAACCGCTACCTGCAAGCCGCGCCACTTCACCGGGCGTCGCCGTTTCGGGCGGTGTCGTTTACCCAGCTAACGCCGCGCACCCTACAGGGCAAAGCCAATGTCATTGCCTTGGCTGATATACAGGCCTTCAAGCTCCAGGCTGGCAGTGCTACCAAGCACGTCACAACTGGCTTTGAAGAAATGTACGCACAGGCGGCGGCCGATGCCCTGCGTGGCACGGGCCAGGAAAGCCTTGAAGCCGTGAAGTTTCTCAAACGAGCCAATCCAGGCCGGTTTCAACCAGAACATGGCGCAACCTATCCCAGCTCACCGCTAGGTAACGCGCTGCGGCAAACCGCGCAACTCATCAAGGCCAATGTTGGGCTTGAGATTGCTTTTGCCGACTGTGGCGGCTGGGATACACATGCCAACCAGGGCGCGCCGGGACAATCGTTTGGGCAGCTCAATCGGCTCTTTCGTGATTTTGCCGGGGCGATTGCCGCTTTCGTCCAGGACCTGGGGCCGGAGCGGATGCGCGATACGCTCGTGCTGACGATGACCGAGTTTGGGCGAACAGTCCGGCAAAACGGCGCTGGCGGCACCGACCACGGCCGCGCTTCCTGTATGTTCGCAGTCGGGGGCAGTGTCCGGGGCGGACGAGTCTATGGGGATGTGCCAAAGCTTGCGCCGGCCAATCTGGCCGACGGGCGGGACTTGCCCGTGACTACCGACTTCCGCACCGTCTTGGCTGAAACCATCACCCACCATTTGGGGCTAGCCCAGTCCGGGTCGGTGCTTCCTGGCTACCCGATCAAGCCGTCCGGCTTGGTGGGTTTTCTCGGCCGGTAG